The Anomaloglossus baeobatrachus isolate aAnoBae1 chromosome 5, aAnoBae1.hap1, whole genome shotgun sequence genome includes the window acttttatgttgaggtgcccatacttttgcaccggtcaaattttggttaaaggcggattgcacattttctgttagtacaataaacctcatttcaatccagaaatattactcagtccatcagttattagatatatgaaactgaaatagctgttgcaaaaacccaaattgttataaagaaaaaaggttaacattaatagggctgcgcaaactttttcatatgactgtatgtcttcCGTGTATCACTACTGTGATCATGTTTAACCATTTGATAGCTGAAGAGATCATCATTGTGACTCGATATTTCCTGAATCACCACTGTGATCCTAATTAACTACAGTACTTGTTAACTGAAGAGGTCATCATTGTGACTGTATTTATGTGTGGATAATATACACTGTCAGGGGTAATCCCAGGGGCTTTTGCTCAATATGAGCTTTTTGCTAATGCTATGTATGTTAAATCTTTTGCTTTACTGACAGCAGTTTTTTGTCAGGTTTAGTGGATTTTTAGTACAACTTTTGAAAGTCCAATAATCTATACGGTTGAATTAATACTGGTGCCGTTATTTTGGAACACACTTTATATAGCATCTGGATATCTCCTGAACTATTGTCTTATTAGGATTTTGTCCACTGACAACATTGATATCCTTTATAAATATTTGATTTTTACCCACTGACATAATCATCTAAATCCACTGGTGGCAATGAATTAggacggagtcacacttgtgagagactcgtgcaagtcttgcatcacatcacccaacatggCCTACAGCTCTCCTGAcaagagcatctcagctgcatagaaatacatgcagctgacccgcttctgtcaggagagtgtgcagccatgccgggtgatgcgatgcgagtctcatgccgggtgatgcgatgcgagtctctcgcaagtgtcacTCCAGCCTTAAGGTCGGCATAGTGTTTTATGTTCTGGTGGGTTTAATGTCTGCCAACGACTTTGATAATTACTGATCATTGTCCAGTGGTTTATTGGTTTGGCTCATTGGGGAATATCTACACCTAAGTTTTGCTGATCAATTGGTGTCCTATCGGACTTGCACTTTAttgttgatttaaaaaaaaaaataaatcattaagtTATGTATTAAACAAACCCTCTATAGCTGCTGTTATAATATTCCTCACTATTTTCCGGATATTGCAAACAGTGAATGGGAATAATTTTGGGTTGCAATCAtagcagaaagaaaaaaaatctaatataGTTGTTGTTTGTTACAATTGTATACAGTCTGGGCAATGCCCTGTGAGGTTAAGATggcgatacattgtaacaaaccatcagAAATGGGGAGATCTGCACTGCTGCTGTGTGTTTACCCATTCTTATGGTGTTAAGACCCTGGCCATACAGATTAGTCATTCCAAACCCTGGCATCTTTCTTTGCAGGGCTTTAATTGTAGCCATATAGGATATCCCTCAACGCTGCAGGAAACAATAAATTGCAATAATGATACCTTGGTACGAGTGGCGTTAACGGTTTATCATAAAGTGAACGATTATGTACAGATATACACAGGTTAGTGCAAGCTCACACTTCCAGTAATCATCCGCTAGAACGGATCAAGCGGCAATCTGTTGGCAAAAACAACTTATCAGTTTTTAAATAATTGACTTTAATTGGATCCGATAACTGATTACTATTTAGtcatccatttttctttcatttgtaagggATCCACTTTATTGCTCACTGGATCAGTTGCAAATGGAAGATAAAAGCGatcagttaacggatccgttctccatagattcCAATCTTAAAAACCGGATCCTGTatttaaaaacagacaaacaagttGTTTTcacagattgctgctggatctaTTCTAATGGATAATTACTGGACCTGTGAACTTAGTTTTATTCCACTGTATCCCATGTCGGGGTGACCTTGTTTCCCTCGTGGCATACATGGCGGGATCTCCAAAAGTATACGGTTAATGCAATGTGTCCAGGTCCAAGTGTTAAGTGGTAAAATAAAGTCAAATGTGTTGGGAAAAGGCAGGGAGTGTGGATACTGAGGTGCTGGACAGGACAAAGGCACAGGTGTGGGGGTGCGATCTCCACCCGATGAGATGTTCGATGCATGACATAACCACAGTCTCTTCAGTAAAAGGCCCCAAGTTATGGGAAAATCTGCAGTTCAAATTTGGGGGCCCATTCCAGAGCGCTCTTAACAACAGCAAGTGCGGCGGCACCGAGAGCCACCGTCAGTCCCATGACCGCCAGCTTCACCAGTCTGTTAGTACGGGGTTTGGTGAGGACAGCCTTGTTCCCATGCTCTGGACGGACCATGTCCCTGAAGCGTCTGCGGAGGACCAtatccggccgctgctgggtggacgccagtTCAAAGTCCTTAAATGTTGACACCGCAGTCCTGGATCAAACAGAAATAAATGGATTTACGCATAAATAAATTATCGGTATAATCTACATCATCAAATGAGGTATTCAATGACATAAAAATCTGGACTTTGAATCTCTATTCCCATCCAAAGCTGCTTCCAAAAGTTTGCTGGTCAGCCACATGACCTATTAACTGAGAGTCTGAAAACTGGCAGAATTGTGAACGCAGCTTTGGATGTGAATGGAGAAGAAAATATCAGATTACTGTGCATTAGTAACCGGAAAGTCTTCATAAATAGAGTTCCCTTTGGAAAGCTGTGTGTGGTCATGGccatagtctaaaggccgctttacacgctacgacatcgcattagcgatgttgttggggtcacggaatttgtgacgcacatctggctgcattaacgatgtcgttgcatgtgacacctatgagagattttgaatcgtcgcaaaaacgttcaaaatcgctcatcggtgacatgggggggggcccttctcaaatatcgctgctgcaggtacgatgtagtttgtcgttcctgcggcagcacacatcgctgtgtgtgacgccgcaggaacgaggaacctctccttacctgccgccgcccgtaatgcggaaggaaggaggtgggcgggattttacgtcccgctcatctccgccccttcgctttcattgggcggccgcttagtgacgtcgctgtgacgccgcacggaccgcccccttagaaagaaggcggttcgccggtcacagctacgtcacagggcaggaaagtagtgtgacggatccgggcgatgttgtgcgccacgggcagcgatttgtccgtgtcgcacaaccgatgggggcgggtacccacgctagcgatatcgatatcgcagcgtgtaaagtggcctttaggcctgtgctcttatatttgTCCCAATCGCCTCCAGAGGGGACATTCTCACTCACTTTGGGGGTTTATCAGGGAGCCCTGATGCCCCCTCCTTCAGCCAGTTTGCCCTCGGGAGCCCTGATGTCCCCTCCTTTAGCTAGTTTGCCCTCGGGAGCCCTGATGTCCCCTCCTTCAGCCAGTTTGCCCTCACCTCTCCGCCTGATGCTGCTGTGCGGCTTCCCTGGATAGTTCTGATGGGGGAAACTGGACGAAGAGGTCGCCGGCTTTGCTGATGAGAGTCTCGTAGGGCAAATCTTGTGGGATCTGGGACAGCAGGTGGTGAACGGACGCCATGTCACACTCACAGTCCATCACCTCTGCCTCTCTGTGTAACACAATCTGCAGGGAGGGAGAAGAAGCCGGACATTAGAAAAGCAGTGGATTACAGCATCTCTTCATGTGTCATGGCGTATACTCTTACCACAGCTGCAAAGTAGATGGGCATCAGCGGGTGACATGCCAGGAAGAAGTCATACAGCCTCACCACGTGCCTAAAGTCTGACAGGACGTGCCCGAACCATGTGATGAGCCAACTTAGGGCAAATATTGTACCAACCTCCGCCCTGTGAATAAAACAATGTCAGACACTCCTCTAAATGCCCAGAAGGACCTCACAGCACAGGATATACCCACCGAACCATGAAGTCGTGCAGTGCCGGGTTCACCAGCTCTATGATGGGCATCAGGTAGTTGAGGATGTGTTTCGTGTTATCCATGCTGGGATCCATGAAGTCCCTTCAGGAAAAGAAAGAAGGGCTGAGCACCACAAGTAAGACGGACCTGGGGTAAAAGGCATTATTACTGGAGTGCAGATCCAATCTGTGGATgtcggagcatgctgggagttgtagtgagcTACAGATTGGAAGCTATGGCTATTGAAGGTATTTTTCACTATAGCTTCCTAGAGGGAACATATGTGAGTGTTTTACAGGGGCTGAATATTTCTGCAATAAATGAAAACACAGAAACGGTGCAAATAGTCTTAATTAGAACGCAGCTCCGATGCAGGTCTATGCGCCTCCATGGTGACCCTGCTGTCGTGTGTTACTCCACTTCACACTTTTCTTCATAACTCACAGACAAGAGGCAGGTAAAGCAGGTCAATAGAAGGGGTTAAATTGAGGTAAGCAATTAGTGGGGTGGACAATCACAACACCCCCATCCTGCGTGATGACGCATGACCGCTGTGGCCAGTGGTTGCCGTGGTCCTGTGACATCATTATGGATGAGGGGTCTGTAGCGTTAGTATATTCGAGGATGTAGAGGGTTACTGTGCCCTGTGTGCATAAAAGGATCTGTGGCATGTCGGGTGTGAAAGTGCCAGATGCCAAAGTGTGGGGGGCTCACACAGACCCACCTTAGGTGATGTGTGGACAGCTTATCCACCAGGAGAGTGGCTACCGGCCCT containing:
- the TBC1D20 gene encoding TBC1 domain family member 20, producing MPVSTEPGRHGNEFRRRRKLCDIQKALIKDPPDVATLRRMAISEGGLLTDEIRCQVWPRLLNVSTEELPPPPGPELRVNNKDYEQVLLDVRRSLRRFPPGMPLTEREDLQEQLIDIILQVLARNPQLHYYQGYHDIVVTFLLVVGGPVATLLVDKLSTHHLRDFMDPSMDNTKHILNYLMPIIELVNPALHDFMVRAEVGTIFALSWLITWFGHVLSDFRHVVRLYDFFLACHPLMPIYFAAVIVLHREAEVMDCECDMASVHHLLSQIPQDLPYETLISKAGDLFVQFPPSELSREAAQQHQAERTAVSTFKDFELASTQQRPDMVLRRRFRDMVRPEHGNKAVLTKPRTNRLVKLAVMGLTVALGAAALAVVKSALEWAPKFELQIFP